The nucleotide window actcacagacttagaagcttatggttgctggggggaagggataggtagggactttgggaaggtcatgtacacactgctatatttaaaatagataaacaaccaaggcctattgtatagcacatggaactctgctcaaagttaCAGAACATTGTTAATAACACAACTAATAATTATAGAACATATGGTAATAACATAATtaataccccaatacaaaatgtttttggtgttaaaaaagaaaataaataacattaaaaattaaataaataaaacaccttCTTATAAATGTTGAAGGAAAAGCATTTTCCttctaacattttttcttttcaatctaaAAGTCACCTCTCCAAATATCAGTCTTAAAATAGCCCTAACCAGGCTCCTTGAACAGATACAGCCACTTATCTGTACAGCTGTGACATTCTGATATAGTAAGAAATATATGTTTGATCTTCATCCCCAGTTCCTGGCTCAGAGCTTCTAAAACCCTATAACTTCCTGAGTGATAGGGGTGAGAGGAACATCTTTCATTATAGTATTTGGTTTGTCACCTGATTCTGGCATGGGTTTCAGAGTTTCAACCTGGAAAGGTTGGTGAATTCATATTCAGGAAGAGTGATGTAACCCCACACTCACGGGAACTCTTGTGCTTGGAAACCTTCCAGACATGCCCTGTATACCTCTTCATCTAACTGTTCATTTATATCCTCCTTAATCAAACAGAAAtagtaagtttaaaatatttttaataaataagataaataaaaggcACCTCTCATGTCTTTCTGGACTTCACCAACTTCTTCACATGGTGTTTATTGGTGTTTATTAGTAAAGAGTAATGAAAGGGCCCATCCGTCTCAAGGCAAAGAAGTACTTGGGAACCCCTGATTGGTCCTGCCAGGAGAGAAAGGCTCCCATATTTGGAAAGCAGCAGGAATGCACCTCCCCCTGCAGCTCCTACATAGCTGGGCAGGTCCAGGAGTATGTGCAGAAGGTGCACAAGAGGACAGGGTGCCCGTGGCTCCAGAGGTGCATCAGAGAGACCCTAAGGTATGTGGGGAGCAGAGTTTATGTGTGATAACCATTTCTGTGGCCAgggctgtttatttttaataccaCTACAAACCATGCAGTGATTTCTTGACTCTCACCTCCTGGGATGGGTCCCAAGTCTGGGGACACTTGAGAGAAGATTCAAACATCACTGGGGTTCCTGTCTATGTTTTGGTGCTATAATAAAATGCTAGCTTAAGGGTTGGCTGGttaggattttcttttgtttttaagcccTTGCCTCTGAAGACTCATTTATTTCTCAAGGTctctatgcttttattttttaatttgatgcaTGCATAATTTATGCCATTATTCTTATTTAAGGCTTCTCCTACCAAGGGGTATGGGCTGATGAAATAGGTTTAGGAGATTAATGAATGTTTTCTTCACACTTGGATCCCTTTGGAGAAAGCTTGTCTGAGCTCACTGTGATTGGTGGGCAATGATGAGTGGGATGCTGGAAGGCTGGGTGCTCAGGCTGCTGCCTGGCACACTCATGCCCACCCTGGGACAGTGACTAGGTGATGTCTGCATGTAAAGAGAGGTCAGCAAAGGCCTCTTTGCAGGAGTCCAGAGAAGCGTGGATGTGCATGCAGTTAGGTTGCATCTTGCCTATTTTTCTGCATAAGAACCTGTGTCACACTAGAGTTGAACATTTCAAACAAAGAAGTACTAATCATTTTAAGGAATACTGCAGGGAGGGTATATTAGGGCCTAAGCAAGATAAACTTTTCAACCTCCTTCAGCTCTGGCACTGGTGAACTCAGGAAATCTTCTAGAAGACGGTCTAAGCAGGCTCTGCTATTGTAACTCTCTGTGTATTCCTGATCCACATGGACAAAGGTCCAGGTGCTGAATGCCCTGAATATTTGACCTTAAGAGATGGAGTTCCACAATAGCTATTGTAGTTTCAGGAACTAGTTGTGACTAACTACCAGACTGGGGGCCTTAAGGGGGAGGGATATTTCCTGAGGTCATCAGCAGTCTTTCAGATGTCCTGGGGCCAGCCTGACTCTTGGTGCTTCCCCAAGCCCTCTTGTCCTTCCTCTTATTTCATTTCCTCTGAAATTCTTCATAGGCCCTGCTGTTCACTTAACTGAGGGGCCATCGGAGCTGCTATTCACTTAACCTCATGCCCAGTAACTCAAAAGCACCATCCCCTTCAGCAGCTCAAAAGGGTAATGGGACATGGCCCTTGGGTACCTGGGAAAAGCATCACAGGGCTGGATTCAAATCCGCCCTCCATTCCCTGCtgttgtgtggccttgggcaaattacttaacttctgaAACCCAATACAACTTTTATAAAGTGAGGATAATAACATACCTACCCCATGTGAGAATTAAGTTAGGCAATGTCAGCAGCTGGCATGGTACATGCAATAAGAAGCTGGTTGAGGGAAGAGGGTGGGACCCCACTCTCCCCAGGGTGTGATTAGAAAAGATATCCACGAATAATCAAATTGCCTGTTGCAACTTCTGATCTGTCTGAGAAAACCAAGATCACTATCCTGAATGGTGTAATTCCAGGCCAGAGCAAGAAACTTGGTTTTGACTTAACCCTATGCAGACCAAGACTGGGAAAACAGTTATGTTTCAGGAAAAATGTAAAGGGTGCAAGAATGACATTCCTCCCAAAGAATCTCCTACACACAGGAGGGGACATGGAGACTCAGAACTCCACTGAGGAAGTTAACTGCTCCAGCCTTTTCTGTTGCAGATCCCGACACAATGAGGAAACATCTGGGTGGATGCTGGTTGGCCATTGTATGTATCCTGCTCTTTAGCCAACTCTGCTCAGTCAAGGCGAGAGGCATAAAGCACAGAATCAAGTGGAACCGGAAGGTCTTGCCAAGTACCTCCCAGGTCACGGAGGCCCGCACTGCGGAAATCCGCCCAGGGGCCTTCATCAAGCAAGGCCGAAAGCTGGATATCGACTTTGGAGTGGAGGGCAATAGGTACTATGAGGCCAACTATTGGCAGTTTCCTGACGGCATCCATTACAACGGCTGCTCCAAGGCCAATGTCACCAAGGAAAAGTTTATCACCAGCTGCATTAATGCCACCCAGGCGGCGAATCAAGAGGAACTGTCCCGTGAGAAACAAGACAACAAGCTTTACCAGCAGGTCCTGTGGCAGCTGATCAGGGAGCTCTGCTCCACCAAGCACTGTGACTTTTGGTTGGAAAGGGGAGCAGGACTTAGGGTCACTCTGGACCAGCCCATGATGCTCTGCCTGCTGGTTTTCATTTGGTTTATTGTGAAATAAGCTTGCAGGCAGGTTGGCAGCCACAGAGATCAATAGGCAAGCAAACCATAAGCAAGTTATTTCAGTTCTTCTCCTCTAACCCCAAACCCCACGTGTTCTGAAGGTACCAAAGAGCAGTgattgattcttcagtgctttAAATAGCACTCCCAAGTATTCACTCAGGTGCTTGATTATATTTGATAAATGTGTGGGTATCAATCCTCTCCAGGCTCTACCTAAAGTTGGCTTGTTCATCATTGCATTCTCAACTCTGGTGTAGCATCTGGCCCACCATATTATGCAATAAATGTTTGGTAAGCAGATAAAAGAATGTGCCAGGGACCATACCAAGCACTTCATAATGCTTCCTGACAACTCTCTAAGGTAGGTGTAATAGGTGTTATTCTCTTggtatagatgagaaaat belongs to Bos indicus isolate NIAB-ARS_2022 breed Sahiwal x Tharparkar chromosome 13, NIAB-ARS_B.indTharparkar_mat_pri_1.0, whole genome shotgun sequence and includes:
- the PRND gene encoding prion-like protein doppel, translated to MRKHLGGCWLAIVCILLFSQLCSVKARGIKHRIKWNRKVLPSTSQVTEARTAEIRPGAFIKQGRKLDIDFGVEGNRYYEANYWQFPDGIHYNGCSKANVTKEKFITSCINATQAANQEELSREKQDNKLYQQVLWQLIRELCSTKHCDFWLERGAGLRVTLDQPMMLCLLVFIWFIVK